In Clostridium swellfunianum, a genomic segment contains:
- a CDS encoding DUF378 domain-containing protein, whose protein sequence is MRFLDTLALLLVIIGAVNWGLIGFFDFNLVSALFGEMTAFSRIIYALVGIAGLYSLSFLGRDRNYDRNDGTVK, encoded by the coding sequence ATGAGATTTTTGGATACACTAGCATTATTATTAGTAATTATTGGTGCTGTAAATTGGGGTCTAATAGGATTTTTTGATTTCAATCTAGTTTCAGCATTGTTTGGAGAAATGACAGCTTTCTCAAGAATAATATACGCTTTAGTTGGTATAGCTGGTCTATATTCTCTATCTTTTCTTGGAAGAGACAGAAACTATGATAGAAATGATGGCACAGTTAAATAG
- a CDS encoding YtxH domain-containing protein, translating to MSMIKNVTTGAIIGTAAGMMIAPQLNRNTRKRLRRSSDMMMGIMGDIYDDMMRKMR from the coding sequence ATGAGTATGATTAAGAATGTGACTACAGGTGCTATTATAGGCACAGCAGCAGGAATGATGATTGCTCCTCAATTAAATAGAAATACAAGAAAAAGACTTAGAAGATCAAGTGATATGATGATGGGCATAATGGGCGACATCTATGATGATATGATGAGGAAAATGAGATAA
- a CDS encoding YkvA family protein: MKLTNAKARLSSEDALGIIREYVVVEGLTIKNIKIDNIITVYGSYKKGVEIPFQAAIGIGSIQGNIVNVKIFEFKVAKVGILSPIKNFALKNLLKEINIDGITVDKDILTIDLDTLMKVVPYVIFTLKSVELVKDAIEVEMEDIIYAPQKEVSSLIKKSDKADKTQIQIADNYTKVRENIETRVPDKYKNIVEYALLIPDIAALLWRLFRDKRVQIKTKLLVGGLIAYIASPIDLLPDFIPMIGKIDDVAVVFFAMNKIINEVPEEVILANWTGKEDIIRTVKEGVAFIAKLVGSQNVAKLLGYIKKLSVKGAKEELQDEKRGNIH, encoded by the coding sequence ATGAAGCTTACTAATGCAAAGGCTAGATTATCTTCAGAGGATGCTCTAGGCATAATAAGGGAATATGTAGTAGTTGAAGGTTTAACTATAAAGAATATAAAAATAGATAATATAATAACTGTATATGGAAGTTATAAAAAAGGTGTTGAAATTCCATTTCAAGCTGCTATTGGTATTGGAAGTATACAAGGTAATATAGTTAATGTAAAAATCTTTGAATTTAAAGTAGCAAAGGTGGGAATATTATCACCAATTAAAAATTTTGCTTTAAAGAATTTATTGAAAGAAATTAATATAGATGGAATTACAGTTGATAAGGATATTTTAACTATTGATTTAGATACTCTTATGAAAGTAGTACCGTATGTGATTTTTACTTTAAAGTCTGTTGAGCTAGTAAAGGATGCTATAGAGGTGGAGATGGAGGATATTATCTATGCTCCACAAAAGGAAGTTTCTTCGTTAATTAAAAAAAGTGATAAGGCTGATAAAACTCAAATACAGATTGCGGACAACTATACAAAGGTAAGAGAAAACATAGAAACAAGGGTGCCAGATAAATATAAAAATATAGTAGAATATGCTTTATTAATACCAGATATCGCAGCGCTTTTGTGGAGATTATTTAGAGACAAGAGAGTTCAAATAAAGACAAAACTTCTAGTAGGTGGACTTATTGCTTACATTGCTTCGCCAATAGACTTGCTTCCAGATTTTATACCAATGATAGGGAAAATTGATGATGTGGCTGTGGTTTTCTTTGCTATGAATAAAATAATAAATGAAGTGCCTGAAGAAGTTATACTTGCAAATTGGACAGGTAAAGAGGATATAATTAGAACAGTTAAAGAAGGTGTTGCTTTCATAGCAAAGCTTGTGGGAAGTCAAAATGTAGCAAAGCTTTTAGGCTATATTAAAAAACTTTCAGTAAAGGGTGCAAAAGAGGAGTTACAAGATGAAAAACGTGGAAATATACACTGA
- a CDS encoding protease complex subunit PrcB family protein, whose protein sequence is MIRWKRTAVLFLLTIFLFGCTETKGIKNKNTNEAIKGNTASFEEKNREPQGINANKITFEEVRKEALPQNMSNSINNLKANKGYLVYEKDGYYYVAVLLGKKNTGGYSIRVLSIEDNEGKTLITIEDKGPSPDINVIQAITYPYTVVKVTGVTPNITIQTTKGERFEKIMNEEDIY, encoded by the coding sequence ATGATTAGATGGAAAAGAACTGCCGTTTTATTTTTGCTTACTATATTTTTGTTTGGATGTACGGAAACAAAAGGAATAAAAAATAAGAATACTAATGAGGCTATAAAAGGAAATACAGCTTCTTTTGAAGAAAAAAATAGAGAACCTCAAGGGATTAACGCAAATAAAATAACTTTTGAAGAGGTGAGAAAAGAAGCTTTGCCTCAGAATATGAGTAATTCTATAAATAACTTGAAGGCTAACAAAGGATATTTAGTGTATGAAAAGGATGGGTATTATTATGTAGCTGTACTTTTAGGAAAGAAGAATACGGGTGGATACAGTATTAGAGTTTTATCAATTGAAGACAATGAAGGAAAAACACTTATAACTATTGAAGATAAAGGACCATCACCAGATATCAACGTAATCCAGGCTATAACATATCCTTATACAGTAGTTAAAGTAACTGGAGTGACGCCGAATATTACAATCCAAACCACAAAAGGAGAGAGGTTTGAAAAAATTATGAATGAGGAAGATATATACTAA
- a CDS encoding DUF6762 family protein produces MDFSSLVLMERDNETNFFLKEIGSYKVHEGAAYVTKFFYNGEKVNLVFDTKRDVEEWEFSAIFDLFNLEAFEDNGFIIEEMVEEYNPTWVLKFDFIEDHGEMEDKINEACTIIEEEIDKVFEKIKGKEEEYEE; encoded by the coding sequence TTGGATTTTTCATCGTTGGTGTTAATGGAAAGAGACAATGAAACAAATTTTTTTCTGAAGGAAATTGGAAGTTATAAGGTTCATGAAGGCGCAGCCTATGTTACAAAATTTTTCTATAATGGAGAAAAAGTAAACCTAGTGTTTGATACCAAAAGAGATGTAGAAGAATGGGAGTTTTCAGCAATATTTGATTTATTCAATCTAGAGGCTTTCGAAGATAATGGTTTTATAATAGAGGAAATGGTTGAAGAATATAATCCAACTTGGGTATTAAAGTTTGATTTTATTGAAGACCATGGTGAAATGGAAGATAAGATAAATGAGGCCTGTACAATTATAGAAGAAGAAATAGATAAAGTTTTTGAAAAAATTAAAGGCAAAGAAGAAGAGTATGAGGAATAA
- a CDS encoding ferritin-like domain-containing protein: MYFGINPEYYEDLYREHLPKRENLLDLIKEAMKDERHDRIKYKNMMEMSKTEKIRKQIEFAYMDEGKHYKMFQQIYYALTGKMIDIPAPQVETYNKLIDAVETSINGELEAVELYRKIQSMLPNMKLRDMLFEIITDEQEHATRFVYVFSILDK, translated from the coding sequence GTGTATTTTGGAATAAACCCCGAGTATTATGAGGACCTTTATAGGGAGCACCTGCCTAAAAGAGAGAATTTATTGGATTTAATCAAGGAAGCGATGAAGGATGAAAGACATGATAGAATAAAATATAAAAATATGATGGAAATGTCCAAAACTGAAAAAATTAGAAAACAAATTGAATTTGCTTATATGGACGAGGGCAAACACTACAAAATGTTCCAACAGATATATTATGCTCTTACAGGAAAGATGATTGACATACCTGCTCCACAAGTAGAAACCTATAATAAGCTTATTGATGCTGTGGAAACAAGTATTAACGGTGAACTGGAGGCTGTTGAGCTCTATAGAAAAATTCAATCTATGCTTCCAAATATGAAGCTTAGAGATATGCTTTTTGAAATTATAACAGATGAGCAAGAGCATGCTACTAGATTTGTTTATGTGTTTTCTATTCTTGATAAATAA
- a CDS encoding HD-GYP domain-containing protein: MRLEFIDRVKENEVLGKNILTNDGKILLRSGVSLNSRYVEKLKELGVFFVYVEDVRLDDILSEDEELTELKQTAIHNMSKIMKNVYTCNSREVKDSLNIVEDMVDYIIRMGDVNTSLYDIRTYDNYTYVHSLDTCIMASFLGLTNGFNERELKDLAIGAILHDIGKVRVDNKIITKNGALTEEEFKEIRKHPEYGEEILKKNLRIPDNAIKAVIQHHERIDGRGYPYGLVDKEISKFGKIVCICDVYDAVSNDRVYRRKFSPNEAYELILAGSGTAFDSEMVLNFRETFAVYPLGCCVKLSNSVEGYVIRQNRNFPDRPVIRVLYDSETKAPIPFYEIDLLEHSNLVITSIVV; the protein is encoded by the coding sequence ATGCGGCTAGAATTTATAGATAGAGTTAAAGAAAACGAAGTTCTTGGAAAGAATATTTTAACTAACGATGGAAAGATACTTTTAAGATCCGGAGTTAGTTTAAACAGTAGATATGTAGAAAAACTTAAGGAACTAGGGGTATTTTTTGTTTATGTTGAAGACGTTAGGTTAGATGATATTCTAAGTGAAGATGAGGAATTGACTGAGCTTAAGCAAACAGCAATACATAATATGTCTAAAATTATGAAAAATGTTTATACGTGTAATAGTAGAGAGGTTAAAGACTCTTTAAATATTGTTGAAGATATGGTTGATTATATAATTAGAATGGGCGATGTTAATACAAGCCTCTATGATATAAGAACATATGATAATTATACGTATGTTCATTCGCTAGATACTTGTATTATGGCATCTTTTCTAGGTTTAACAAATGGTTTTAATGAGAGAGAACTTAAAGATTTGGCTATCGGTGCAATACTGCATGATATAGGTAAAGTAAGGGTTGATAATAAAATAATTACTAAAAATGGGGCTTTAACAGAAGAGGAATTTAAAGAGATAAGAAAGCATCCAGAATATGGTGAGGAAATACTAAAAAAGAATTTAAGAATTCCGGATAATGCTATAAAGGCTGTAATTCAACATCATGAGAGAATTGATGGTAGGGGATATCCATACGGATTAGTAGACAAAGAAATATCAAAGTTCGGCAAGATTGTATGTATTTGTGATGTTTATGATGCTGTAAGCAATGATAGAGTTTATAGAAGAAAATTTAGTCCTAATGAAGCCTATGAGCTTATATTGGCTGGTAGTGGTACAGCTTTTGACAGCGAGATGGTTTTAAACTTTAGAGAGACCTTTGCAGTGTACCCTTTAGGATGTTGTGTGAAGCTTTCCAATTCAGTAGAAGGTTATGTTATAAGACAGAACAGAAATTTCCCTGATCGTCCTGTTATTAGGGTGCTGTATGATAGTGAAACAAAGGCACCAATTCCATTTTATGAAATAGATCTTTTAGAACATTCTAATTTAGTAATAACATCCATTGTAGTATAA
- a CDS encoding phosphoenolpyruvate carboxykinase, protein MKKDFSLSNDKAMINFTVKYCDTMEKLIDSSGFKRVVISHLERAKARKTNIYKFLEESLGVKETEVYAEELVGLLKLLTIEKASEVIDLNSKYEKILRDKEGFVDFIEDLYSFWRRLERYTIVQSSKVNGGEGYENVSFIDANTNFSKLVLNTYRRIEEHVLGHKPTVYRQLPAGGNAGLIVNNNRWDLPEDYSALKNIPFITSILLNAPFISYPKKNTRSGFFNETFENPLSDCTINKDHFFCYPAKVGSLLAFIYFHRDFMSHGVTLSNLFEMAREEDYADRKPDIVYVFGARDDDAAVKTVFYDDDKNNIMLGYVSYGDAIDYFGYMKKMTLTLHNVLMIKRGYLPIHGAMVNIVMKNGKSANVVIMGDSGAGKSESLEAFRGLSEDYISDMTIVFDDMGVLKLNEKGKPLGYGTEIGAFVRLDDLDQGYAFKEIDRSIFMNPDKINARLVMPVATYKEIIKGYAVDLFLYANNYEDVEEGESEIEYFESLKDAVPVFRAGARMAKGTTSEKGLVESYFANPFGPHQKQKETDILIDRYFDSFFKTGVKVGQIKTCLGVEGKEKDGPKNAAIRLFEIIKSL, encoded by the coding sequence ATGAAAAAAGATTTTTCCCTAAGCAATGATAAAGCTATGATAAATTTTACAGTTAAATATTGTGATACTATGGAGAAGCTTATAGATAGCAGTGGTTTTAAAAGGGTTGTAATTTCACACTTAGAAAGAGCTAAAGCAAGAAAAACAAATATTTATAAGTTTTTGGAAGAGAGCTTGGGAGTTAAAGAAACTGAAGTATACGCTGAAGAGCTTGTTGGGCTTTTGAAACTTTTAACTATTGAGAAGGCATCAGAGGTAATAGACCTAAATTCAAAATATGAAAAAATATTAAGAGATAAAGAAGGCTTTGTTGATTTTATAGAGGATTTATACAGTTTTTGGAGAAGGCTTGAAAGATATACAATAGTTCAAAGCAGTAAAGTTAATGGTGGAGAAGGCTATGAAAATGTAAGCTTCATAGATGCTAATACGAACTTTTCTAAACTTGTGCTAAATACTTATAGAAGAATAGAAGAGCATGTTTTAGGTCATAAACCAACAGTTTATAGACAACTTCCTGCTGGAGGCAATGCAGGTCTTATAGTAAACAATAATAGATGGGATTTGCCAGAGGATTACTCAGCTCTAAAAAATATTCCATTTATAACTTCTATACTTTTAAACGCACCGTTTATATCATACCCTAAAAAAAATACAAGAAGCGGCTTCTTTAACGAAACTTTTGAAAATCCACTAAGTGATTGTACAATAAACAAGGATCACTTTTTCTGCTATCCTGCAAAGGTAGGAAGTCTTCTAGCATTTATATATTTCCATAGAGATTTTATGTCTCATGGGGTTACTTTGAGTAACTTATTTGAAATGGCAAGAGAAGAGGATTATGCAGATCGCAAACCAGACATAGTATATGTATTTGGTGCTAGAGATGATGATGCGGCGGTTAAAACTGTATTTTATGATGACGATAAAAATAATATTATGCTTGGTTATGTAAGCTATGGTGATGCAATAGATTACTTTGGATACATGAAGAAGATGACTCTTACTCTTCATAATGTTTTAATGATTAAAAGAGGGTATCTGCCAATTCATGGTGCTATGGTTAATATAGTTATGAAAAATGGCAAATCAGCTAATGTTGTAATAATGGGTGATAGCGGCGCAGGAAAGTCTGAAAGTCTTGAGGCTTTTAGAGGGTTAAGCGAAGATTATATAAGTGATATGACAATAGTATTTGATGATATGGGAGTACTAAAGCTTAATGAAAAAGGAAAGCCATTAGGCTATGGAACTGAAATTGGAGCTTTTGTAAGATTGGATGACTTAGATCAGGGATATGCCTTTAAGGAAATAGATAGAAGTATATTCATGAATCCAGACAAGATAAATGCTAGATTGGTAATGCCAGTTGCAACCTATAAAGAAATTATAAAGGGATATGCCGTGGATTTATTTCTTTATGCAAACAATTATGAGGATGTTGAAGAAGGTGAATCAGAAATAGAATACTTTGAAAGTCTAAAAGATGCAGTACCTGTATTTAGGGCAGGGGCTAGAATGGCTAAGGGTACAACATCTGAAAAGGGATTGGTAGAATCCTACTTTGCTAATCCTTTTGGACCTCACCAAAAGCAAAAAGAAACAGATATACTTATAGATAGATATTTTGATAGTTTCTTTAAAACAGGAGTTAAGGTAGGACAGATAAAAACTTGTCTTGGGGTTGAAGGGAAAGAAAAGGATGGACCTAAGAATGCTGCTATAAGACTTTTTGAAATTATTAAATCTCTATAA
- a CDS encoding metal ABC transporter ATP-binding protein, which yields MINIRNLCFSYNSAQPYLLDNINLNIKAGSYVSILGENGSAKSTLIKLILKLLKPHSGSISLRTNMLGYVPQRMESYNSQFPITVNEMLMCHLKTLKLKDKNLITDSLKKVNMLQYKNSLIGTLSGGQQQKIFIARAIMATPKLIILDEPSTGIDIPSQEEIYSFLKKLNKDLGVTIVSVEHNLNAALENSTHIYKMERGNGTLYTVEEWRKIC from the coding sequence ATGATTAATATTAGGAACTTATGTTTTTCTTATAATTCTGCTCAGCCCTACTTGCTAGACAATATAAATCTGAACATTAAGGCTGGATCGTACGTATCAATACTGGGGGAAAACGGAAGTGCAAAGAGCACCCTCATAAAGCTAATTTTAAAACTCTTAAAGCCTCATTCAGGAAGTATAAGTTTGAGAACAAATATGTTAGGGTACGTTCCTCAAAGAATGGAGAGCTACAACTCTCAATTTCCTATAACGGTTAATGAGATGCTTATGTGCCATCTCAAAACACTTAAACTTAAAGATAAAAATTTAATTACTGACAGCTTAAAAAAAGTAAACATGCTTCAGTATAAGAACTCTCTTATTGGAACTTTATCTGGAGGCCAGCAGCAAAAAATTTTTATTGCAAGAGCCATTATGGCTACTCCCAAACTTATCATTCTTGATGAACCTTCAACAGGAATTGATATTCCAAGTCAAGAAGAAATATACAGTTTCTTAAAGAAATTAAATAAAGACTTGGGTGTAACCATTGTCTCTGTAGAGCACAACTTAAATGCTGCTCTGGAAAACTCTACTCATATATACAAAATGGAAAGAGGAAATGGTACTTTATATACTGTTGAAGAATGGAGGAAAATATGTTAG
- a CDS encoding Lrp/AsnC ligand binding domain-containing protein → MDGVCCQGLDELDFQILSILFNDSRTPFLEIARQCHVSGGTIHVRMKKMEDMGIIKGTKLLVDHSKLGYDVCCFVGIRLDKSSSHSSVIEDLKAISEIVELHYTTGDYSLLIKILCKNIANLQDLLMNKIHNIPGIQSTNTFISLLKPIDRNITL, encoded by the coding sequence ATGGATGGAGTGTGCTGTCAAGGATTAGATGAATTGGATTTTCAAATATTAAGTATATTATTTAACGATTCAAGAACTCCTTTTCTTGAAATTGCTAGGCAATGCCATGTTAGTGGAGGAACAATCCATGTAAGGATGAAAAAGATGGAGGACATGGGGATAATTAAAGGTACCAAACTTTTAGTAGATCACTCAAAGCTTGGCTATGATGTATGCTGCTTCGTTGGAATACGTCTAGATAAATCTTCTTCTCATTCCTCAGTAATAGAAGATTTAAAGGCTATAAGTGAAATAGTAGAACTACATTACACTACGGGTGATTATTCACTTCTTATTAAGATATTGTGTAAAAATATAGCCAATCTTCAAGATTTATTAATGAACAAAATACACAATATACCTGGAATTCAAAGTACAAACACCTTTATATCTTTGTTAAAGCCTATAGACAGGAATATAACATTATAG
- the rnhA gene encoding ribonuclease HI has product MKNVEIYTDGACRGNGKENTIGAFGIVFIYNGIEKEVKQAFRNTTNNIMELSAVIQALSMLKEPCNVKLYSDSAYVINAINQKWIDNWQRNGWKSSTKEPVKNRELWEKLINLIKYHKVEFIKVKGHSDNPYNNRCDKLANDAMDELLNSNFNV; this is encoded by the coding sequence ATGAAAAACGTGGAAATATACACTGATGGTGCTTGCAGAGGAAACGGGAAAGAAAATACAATTGGTGCTTTTGGAATAGTATTTATATATAACGGTATTGAAAAGGAAGTTAAGCAAGCTTTTAGAAATACGACCAATAATATAATGGAACTTTCAGCAGTTATTCAGGCTCTTTCTATGCTTAAGGAACCCTGCAATGTAAAATTATACAGCGATTCTGCATATGTGATAAATGCTATAAATCAAAAATGGATTGACAATTGGCAGAGAAATGGATGGAAAAGTTCAACAAAGGAACCAGTTAAAAACAGAGAACTTTGGGAAAAACTTATAAATCTTATAAAATATCATAAAGTTGAATTTATAAAGGTTAAAGGACACTCCGATAATCCATACAATAACAGATGTGATAAACTTGCCAACGATGCAATGGATGAACTTCTTAACAGTAATTTCAACGTTTAA
- a CDS encoding ATP-dependent metallopeptidase FtsH/Yme1/Tma family protein, translating into MNKNMKRYFYIPMFTALLSLVLLIIFNLDNKSVNSKLYVDFLKDTSNKSVSTVYVTNSPIIKVKLNNGQIYETDNPRTDNFKEELLKQGIKVSENAPFSAKEAIPTVLFSASLVFIAVMAVKTSSIPSRRLKGVDALDVTAVSNATYNFDYVAGNEEAKESVKDIVDFLKSPEKYSAYGARMPKGIMLYGEPGTGKTLLAKAVAGEAGVPFYAISGSDFVQVYVGVGASRVRQLFKKARSNGKAVIFIDEIDAIGKKRDGTKSGGGSDEKDQTLNALLTEMSGFNEKEGIVVIAATNRLDTLDPALLRPGRFDRHIEISLPDVAAREKILALHLKNKPTKDINIHEWAQKTSYFSGAKLESLVNEAAILAAKEDSKFIQNIHIDRAYSIVLAGYDKINRDHIKDKDKRITAYHEAGHALLTLKVLPDDKLSKVTIIPTSKGAGGYTLSIPEDKLYQNKDYLYRRMMVLLAGRAAEEIIFGEDYITTGAYNDFQQTTRMVSSMVTQYGMGESLGLLNLEELSHLNFNNTEDIVNECKTTIDSLYEEVKKTIIENKDLLDRITNELLEKETLLAEDIDMLVA; encoded by the coding sequence ATGAATAAGAACATGAAACGATACTTCTATATTCCGATGTTTACTGCACTTCTCTCCTTGGTTTTGCTAATAATATTTAATTTAGATAATAAATCAGTTAACTCCAAATTATACGTAGATTTTTTAAAGGATACTTCAAACAAAAGCGTTTCTACTGTTTATGTAACTAACTCACCAATCATTAAGGTTAAACTAAATAATGGTCAGATATACGAAACGGATAATCCAAGAACAGATAACTTTAAAGAGGAACTTTTAAAGCAAGGAATAAAGGTTTCAGAAAATGCTCCTTTTTCAGCTAAAGAAGCTATACCCACTGTGCTTTTTAGTGCTTCATTGGTTTTTATTGCAGTGATGGCAGTTAAAACTTCAAGTATTCCTTCAAGAAGACTGAAAGGAGTTGACGCTCTTGATGTTACAGCTGTATCAAATGCTACCTACAATTTTGACTATGTGGCAGGTAATGAAGAAGCCAAAGAAAGTGTAAAAGATATTGTAGATTTTCTTAAAAGTCCTGAAAAATATAGCGCTTATGGAGCAAGAATGCCTAAAGGTATTATGCTTTATGGCGAACCTGGTACAGGAAAGACTCTTCTTGCAAAGGCTGTTGCTGGAGAGGCAGGTGTTCCTTTCTATGCCATATCTGGATCTGACTTTGTTCAGGTTTATGTAGGGGTTGGTGCTAGCAGGGTAAGGCAGTTATTTAAAAAAGCAAGATCTAACGGAAAAGCAGTAATATTTATTGATGAAATAGATGCTATAGGTAAGAAAAGAGATGGTACGAAATCCGGAGGAGGTTCAGACGAAAAGGATCAGACTCTAAATGCACTACTTACAGAGATGTCAGGTTTTAATGAAAAAGAAGGTATAGTTGTAATTGCTGCAACTAACAGGCTTGATACACTTGACCCTGCTCTTTTAAGACCTGGTAGATTTGACAGACATATAGAAATTAGTTTACCTGATGTGGCTGCTAGAGAAAAGATACTTGCTCTACATTTGAAAAATAAGCCAACAAAAGATATCAATATCCATGAGTGGGCGCAAAAGACCTCTTATTTTTCTGGTGCAAAGCTTGAGAGTTTAGTAAACGAAGCTGCTATATTAGCCGCAAAGGAAGATAGTAAATTCATTCAGAATATTCATATTGATAGGGCTTACTCTATAGTTCTTGCAGGCTATGACAAGATAAACAGAGATCATATCAAGGATAAGGATAAGAGAATTACAGCTTACCATGAAGCGGGTCATGCTTTATTAACTCTTAAAGTACTTCCAGATGACAAACTTTCAAAGGTAACTATAATACCAACAAGCAAGGGCGCTGGTGGTTATACCTTAAGCATACCTGAGGATAAGCTTTATCAAAATAAGGATTATCTATATCGAAGAATGATGGTACTTTTAGCTGGTCGTGCTGCTGAGGAGATTATCTTCGGAGAAGACTATATAACTACGGGTGCATATAACGACTTCCAGCAGACTACAAGAATGGTTTCTAGCATGGTTACACAGTATGGAATGGGGGAAAGTTTAGGACTTCTAAACCTTGAAGAGCTTTCTCACTTAAACTTTAACAATACTGAAGATATAGTTAATGAATGCAAAACAACAATTGATTCTCTATATGAAGAAGTAAAGAAAACCATTATAGAAAATAAAGACTTACTAGATAGAATAACAAATGAACTGCTTGAAAAAGAAACACTATTAGCAGAAGATATAGACATGCTGGTTGCATAA
- a CDS encoding rhomboid family intramembrane serine protease produces MKDIFIKNIINGFCKFYDYGVIELNSIQGLSTAWALVRNIDISSKRVIIFMDYTKEFNQEVLLTNLREILNCNNLQLVKVNTVKKDEIFQDNNDVMYEEDVITLDYTSNKLLAYGYECEETAQELVNLINYYDSKRTEEKSNKSKPWVTYTFICINVIMYALTAFLSGNIIDSDINVLVLLGAKVNELIASGEYYRLITSMFLHGGLLHLVLNMYALNSIGPLIERIYGRNKYIFIYFISGIASSLLSYLFSDSVSIGASGAIFGLLGTALVFAIKMRKNLGKDFLKNIASVIIINLFIGFTMSNIDNFGHIGGLLGGAITAVILNLQRKK; encoded by the coding sequence ATGAAAGACATTTTTATTAAAAATATTATAAATGGTTTTTGTAAGTTCTATGATTATGGTGTCATAGAACTGAACAGCATCCAAGGGTTAAGTACTGCCTGGGCCCTAGTGAGAAATATTGATATAAGCTCTAAAAGAGTTATTATATTTATGGATTATACTAAAGAGTTTAATCAGGAAGTGTTATTAACTAATTTAAGAGAAATTCTTAACTGTAATAACCTTCAACTAGTGAAAGTAAATACTGTAAAAAAAGATGAAATATTTCAAGATAATAACGACGTCATGTACGAAGAAGATGTTATTACTTTGGACTATACCTCAAACAAACTGCTTGCCTATGGCTATGAATGTGAGGAAACAGCACAGGAATTAGTAAATTTGATTAACTATTATGACTCCAAGAGGACTGAAGAGAAAAGTAATAAGAGTAAGCCATGGGTTACTTATACTTTCATTTGTATAAATGTAATAATGTATGCGCTTACAGCATTTTTATCTGGAAATATAATAGATAGCGATATAAATGTTTTAGTGTTATTGGGAGCAAAGGTTAACGAGTTAATAGCATCAGGAGAGTATTACAGACTTATAACAAGCATGTTTCTTCATGGGGGATTGCTGCATCTAGTTTTAAATATGTATGCACTAAATTCTATAGGACCATTAATTGAGAGAATTTATGGAAGAAATAAATATATATTTATATATTTTATTAGTGGAATCGCATCTTCCTTATTAAGTTATCTTTTTTCAGACAGTGTTTCTATTGGAGCTTCAGGAGCTATTTTTGGCCTTCTCGGAACTGCATTAGTATTTGCTATAAAGATGAGAAAAAACTTAGGCAAGGACTTTTTAAAAAATATTGCTTCAGTAATCATCATTAACCTATTTATTGGCTTTACTATGTCCAATATAGATAATTTTGGACACATAGGAGGGCTTTTAGGTGGAGCAATCACAGCCGTAATATTAAATTTACAAAGAAAAAAGTGA